A stretch of DNA from Candidatus Cloacimonadota bacterium:
AAGGAAGAAAAAAATCAGGTATTAAGAATAGATTTTAAGAAAAGAAATTATAAAGGTCTCGCATCCCGAGGAATAGGCGGTCTCTGAGGTGCTTGACGACTACCCGGAATTTCGGAGACATAATTGTTGATAATATTTTCTGCGATTACTCTGGCTGCAGAATATATTTTTGATTCCTCTCTGACTTTTCCCAGTGAAGTTGAGATAGAGGAGATTTCAATCAGCAGAACTAAGATAATTATTATAGCAAACCCAAATAAGACGCTAAAAATACCACCAATAAAATTGTTTAACCACCCCATGCTGATTAATGCCATTAATTTTTCCAAGATCAAAGAGATAAGCTTAGCTAAGATCATTACAATAATAAAAATCACTACATATCCGAGTATTATAGCCCATGTTTCAGAGATTCCCAATCTAACGTGGATGTCTTCACGGATTATAACTCCGAACTGTCTGACGAGCACAATGACCAGAATTATACCTAATAACTGCAGAAAAGAAAGAATAAACCCTCTCTTCAGACCAATAACGAAAAAGATCAGTAGAAAGATCATTAAAATGATATCCAAAAAGTTCATTAAGACCCCCTAACAGCTTATGTTGCTTTATTTTTTGTAAAGTAACTAACCCCAATCATTAAACACTCAACAAGTAAGCCGAGTCTGAACGATTTAAAACCTTTGGGATGAATACTTTTTTCATCATTCATAGAAAAAAGGGAGATATCTCCCTTTATATAATCTACTCAAATTATTATGTCCGGATCAATCATAATCCTTGCATATACCGGAGTTCATTGAATTATGAGCATTTTAAAATTATTATTGGTAGCATTGGTAATTATGAATACTGTTGCATTTTTCTGGCGATCTTCATAGCTTTGCGTTTAGCTACATTTTGCTTTCTCTTTCTTTCTTCGCTTGGCTTCTCGTAAGCTTGGTGCTTTTTAATATCAGAGAGAATAGCTGCCTTTTCGCACTTCTTCTTGAAACGCTTCAGAGTAATCTCAAACGGTTCTCCATCACGACTGTAAACAATAGGCACTAATTTTTACCTCCTTCTTCAAATTTAGTAAATCAAAATCTCTTTATAAGGTTTATTTGTCAAGAATAAAGCAATCTACTGTTAAAAAGGCTCAACTAAAACCATATTCCGATCTCTAAATGCCTGATCTCCTTTAAGATTTTTGGGATGCAAGAATACTATTCAAACCTAAAGATCTCAGTAATATCTCTACGTTCGGGTAATCCATCTACTGTCGTACTAATTTGGAGTTCTTCTTTAGAATAATCTTCATATTTTTTTATTGGATAACCAAGCGGAGTGAGACAAGCTATATAATCTCCGGAAGGTATGTTCAGGATATCTTTAACTTCCGTTCTATCCATATCGGTTATCCAACAAGTACCCAAACCATACTGGGTTGCAGCAAGTAATAAATGATAAGCAGCGATACAGGCATCTTGCTGTGGGCGTTTTGTTTTATTGAGATCAGCACAGACGGCAATAACTAAAGGTGCTTCAGCTAATGGCTTACTGGATGTATCACGAATTTTGCTCAAGACTTCAATCTTGCTCTTGTTTCTTGTTATCACATAATAATATGATTGGGAATTTCGAGAAGTAGGAGAGTAACGA
This window harbors:
- the rpsU gene encoding 30S ribosomal protein S21, translated to MPIVYSRDGEPFEITLKRFKKKCEKAAILSDIKKHQAYEKPSEERKRKQNVAKRKAMKIARKMQQYS
- a CDS encoding CvpA family protein, which produces MNFLDIILMIFLLIFFVIGLKRGFILSFLQLLGIILVIVLVRQFGVIIREDIHVRLGISETWAIILGYVVIFIIVMILAKLISLILEKLMALISMGWLNNFIGGIFSVLFGFAIIIILVLLIEISSISTSLGKVREESKIYSAARVIAENIINNYVSEIPGSRQAPQRPPIPRDARPL
- a CDS encoding nitroreductase family protein, which encodes MPKIVEFYVDKIKANIWLDQGKCVILQHGNMLFGFCEGDKSDNCGIITFFYTNASEVNLMYQSLSAIAELSPRVNHQYRIYHFFAQDPEGRKIEFQTFLHRLNEYWSGSELLFKRRSIRQFSPDVVDDKVIHKIMELCRYSPTSRNSQSYYYVITRNKSKIEVLSKIRDTSSKPLAEAPLVIAVCADLNKTKRPQQDACIAAYHLLLAATQYGLGTCWITDMDRTEVKDILNIPSGDYIACLTPLGYPIKKYEDYSKEELQISTTVDGLPERRDITEIFRFE